In the Pan paniscus chromosome 19, NHGRI_mPanPan1-v2.0_pri, whole genome shotgun sequence genome, CAGCATGCCTCAAGTgatgctacacacacacatacacacacacgcacgaaGTCCAGGGACACCCACCCCTAAACTGTCCCCCTGTACAAAGTTCTGGGACTCTCCTTGCAATCTGGCCCTTTCCCACTGCTCCAGGAAACGTCCCAATTTGTCCCTCTACATACCCTGGGGCATCTCCACGAAAACCCTCTCTCCCCCATGCTGAGATGCCCTTACAGCCTGTGCCTTCATCCGCAACCCATGACAAACCTACCCCGAACCTGTTCCCTCCCACACAGCCCCAACTTCTTCCCTACACACACTACTGGAACGCCCCCCTCAATCTAGCCTCCCCGACATCTCTCTCTCCCAAATTGCTCCCTCTCACTCTGACTGCAGACACTCCCCCAGCCAGCCTCCTCCCACTTGGCTGTACGTGGTCTCTGAAATGGCCAAGGCCTATTTCCTCCCTTGAAACTGAGGGTACCCCCACAGCTGTTCTTGTCCCTGACATGCCTAGAGCATTCTCATAGGCTGTTTCTTCCCCCACAGACCTTGGACAGCTCCATAACCTGGCCCCAGGCACACAGGTGTGAGATGTCCCCACAGCCTGGCTGCCCCCGGCCAGTCCCAAAATATTCccacctcctgtctcatcctctgaAGCCCCCACTCCCCCTGTGGACTGTCTCCTCAGCACGGTCAGACCTGAGACACCCAAGTCCGCTTCTGCTCCTGAGGACCCAGTCACCCACACCGCAGCAGGCGCACGCCCTGCCATGGGAGCTCCTACAGCTGCAAGCACCCCCAGAGGCAGAGGCACCCTCCCGGCCTCGGGAATGGCTCCACCGTGTCTCCTTCTCCACAGGCCTGAGACACCTTCAGAGCCTGTCTCCCCCTCCACAGGTCCAGGAACCCTGGCAGCTGTGGGCCCCTCAGTGGCCAGTCTCCTTCCCCATATGCCTGAGCCGTCATCCCCAGAGCCAGTATCCCCTACCATTGGCCCAGGAAGCCCGGGAGCTGTGGGCACTCCCACGGCCATGGAACCTCTAGCAGCCACAGGCCTCCCAGCAGTCTGCCTTCTTCCAGACAGGCCAGAGACATGCTCAAAGATGGTCCCCTCCCCCACAGACCCCAGCAGCCCCACAGCTATGGACACTCCTGTAGTCTGTCTGCCTCCCAACAAACCTGAGACACCCCCAGAGCCAGTCTTCTCCGCCATGGGCCCAGGCATCCTGGTCGAAGTGGGCACCTCCATCCTTGTGGGACCCTTGGCATCTGCAGGTCCGCCCACTGTCTCTCTTTCACCCCACAATTCTGAGCCAGTTTCCTCTTGCACAGGCCTAGGCACCCTGGGAGCCACGGGCACCCCACTAGCTGCAGACAGCCCCACAGTGCCAGGCATTCCTGCAGTTTGCTGCCTCCCTGACAAGCCTGAAAAGCCTCCAGCACCAGGCTCCAGCTCCACAGAACCAGGCACCCTAGGAGCCAGAAGGACTTCGGTGGCCACAGGAGCCCTGaccctctgtctctgtccccaGGGTCTTGGGATACCCCCAGAGTCAGTCTCCCCCCCAAGCCCAGGCCCCTCAGGCACCACAGGAACCCCAATAGTCTGTCTCCTCCCCCATGGGCCCGGGAAGGCCCCAGAACCACAATCCTCCCCGCCAGACCACAGCTTCTCCCGAGCCACGTGTCCCCCTGAAGCCACGGATTCCTCCCCGCCTGACCACAGCTCCTCCTGAGCCACGGGTCCCCCTGAAGCCACGGATTCCTCTCCGCCAGACCACAGCTCCTCCCGAGCCACGGGTCCCCCCGAAGCCACAGATATTCTGGCAGCCCGAGTCCTTTCCCACAGGTTCAAAATGTCTCTAGAGCTGCCTTCCTGACACACAGGGCCAGACGCCCACACAGCAGCAGGCACTCTGGCAGGCACCTTTCCAGAGCCGGGCACACCCATTGCCATGAGGACCCCTGCTGTGGCACACCCCTGCCGAGGCACATCTGCTGCCCTGGGTATGCCCACCGTCTCAGACACCCCCACAGCCTGCCTCCTCCCACACTGACATGCAACATCTCCACAGCCAGCCTCCTGATCCACTGACCCAGGGACCCCTAAAGCTGGAGGCCCCAGACTCTCTGGCTCCCCCACAGCCTGCCTCCTTTCCCACGGGCTCAGAACATTCCCACTACAGGTCTCCTCTCCAAGCCCAGGCACTGTCTCGGCTGGGGGCCCCCCAAGAGCTTGCTGTCCGTCCCACAGGCCCAGGCCCCCGCTGTGGCTCAGCTCTTCTCCCAGGGCTCCAGGTACCACCACAGCCTGGGGCACCCCTACCATCTGTCCCGCTCCCCACAGCCCTGGGACACTCACACAGCCCGTGTCCTTCCCCAAGGCCCTGGGTACCCCTGTAGCCTGTTCTATCCCCCACAGGCCTGGGGCACCCCCAGAACCTGCTGCCTGCTCCCCAGGACATGATGACTCTGCAGTCTGCGCAGCTCCCCGTGACCCTGGATCACCCCCAGAGCCTGTCTCCACCCACACAGGCTGTCCCCTTTCCCTGAACCCTGGGTCACCTCCACATCTAGTTTCCTCTTCAGTAGCACAGGGTACCCCAACAGAGTATCCTGTGCCCCACGGGCCGGGCATACCCACAGAGTCTGTCTCCTCCACAGCCTGTCTCCTGTAACACACACCTGCGGCACCCACAGAAGTAGGCTCCTCCTCCACAGCATCGGACACCCCCACAGCCTGTCCCCTCCCCCATACGCCAGGGGTGGCCCCACAGACTGCTTCATGTGTCAGAGCCCCAGGAATCTGCGGGGACTGTCCTCTCCCCCACAGACCTGCAGCACCCCCACAGCCGAGCTCTCCCTCCATGGCTCTGGGCGCTCCCACAGCCCCAGTCCACCCCACGGTCCCAGGCTCGCCCATAGTCTGTTCTTTTTCACAAGGGCCTGAGACAAACCCATAGCCTATCTCCTCCCCAGTCTCAGGAACCCCCACAGCTTCTCCCCTCCACAGGTGCGGGGCCATTTCAGAACTTGACGCCAAAGCCCCAGGCACACTCGCAGGAGGCACCCTCCCAGCCTGTCCCTGTCCACAGAAGCCTAAGGCTCTCTCATAAGCTGCCCCTAAGCCCAGAGCTGTGGGCCCTGAGGGGGCCCGAGGGATCCCCCTTGCCTGTCCCTTCACCCAGGGCCCTGTAAGACCGCCGCGGCTTGTCTCTACCCAGGAAGCTCGGCCAGGAACACCCCTTTCGACAGGTCCCTCTCCTGCAGGCACGGGATGGAGCTCGACTCTACTTCCTTCCCCACATCCCGAGGCGGCCCTCATAGCCTGCACCTTCAGCCACAGGTGCAGAATGCTCTCATGGCCCAGAGATCCCGGGCGACCTTTTCTCTCGCAGCCCCGGGGACTTCTATCTTCGGTCTCCTCCTCCCCAGACCCGGTCACCCACACAGCCCCGGCAGGCCCCACCACCTCGGGCTCCCCCACAGCCCCGTTCACCCACACAGCCCCAGGGTCCCTTGCAGCCTCGATGGAGCCTGGGGTCCCAGGAGCTCCCAAAGCCTCATTCGCCCCGGCGGCGTCGGCTGTCTCCGCCGCTTGTCTCGTCCCCCATGGCCGCTGACAGCCCTGTGGCCTTTCTGCACTCACACAGCGCGTCTCCCACTCCGAGGACTTCGCCCGGCGCCTTGCTCCACGGTCTCGGGACGTCCCTGCGCCCCGTCTCTTCCCCCACGGCCGCCGAACCCCCCGCCCCGACCTGCTGGGCCCCACGCAGCGACCCGGCATCTTAGCCGCCTGCTCGCCCCGGCGCAGCCTGGGCAAGGCCCCACGGCGAGTCTCCCGGCTCATAGCTCCAGGGCAGTTCCCTTCCTCCCTACCGCGGCCCTGGGGGTTGTCTTAGCACCTCGCTCCCTAAGCTGCtccacacacgcactcacacactcCGCTCCGGCCTTGCAGCCTTTCTCCCTCCCAGCCCCTCACCCATCCCACCCCCGCCCAGTCTCGGGAACCCGCCCCCAGTCCCAGGCCCCCCTAAAGCCTAGACGGCAGAAAAGGTAACTGGGGGGACAAAGCAACAAAGGCTTTCCGAGTCAGATCTCCTCTCCCCCAAGTCCATGACTCTATGCGGCTTCCCAGAATCCCCCCTAGCCCCGGCCCGAGCCCACCTGGCCTGGGGTGAGGCGCGGCTACTGGGAGGCGGGCAACGGGGGCCCCCAACAAGGCCGCGCTTCCGGCCGCCTGCCCAGTCGCCATAGCAACAGGCTCAGGGCGGCTTGGGAGCCTTTGAGGCCCCGAACTATTTAAGGATCCAGGTGTTGCAAGGCGGTAAGTTTTGCAGCCAGTGTCCATGAGGTCGGGGCTGGGACTAGATTAGGGTAGATCTAAGCCTGGGCTTGGGAGTGCAGCTAGCGCAGAAAGATCTGAGGAACTAGAGCAAAAAGCCATGCGGATGGATTGTGGTCGTCAGAGGCTCCCGTACTCTTCAGCGTCGCTGGCTTCCGCAGGCTCCGCCCTCTCTTGCCCACCCGGAAACAGCCTCGCCCCGCCTACGCAGGACCCAACCGCGGCCACCAGACGTGTACTCCTCCAGTAGCGGCTGCACGTCGTGCCAATGGCCCGCTATGAGGAGGTGAGCGTGTCCGGCTTCGAGGAGTTCCACCGGGCCGTGGAACAGCACAATGGCAAGACCATTTTCGCCTACTTTACGGGTTCTAAGGACGCCGGGGGGAAAAGCTGGTGCCCCGACTGCGTGCAGGGTGAGGCCGGGATTCGGGGGCTGCTGTCCAATGGAAATGGCAGGAAGGTCGAGCCTACGGCCAGAAGGGGGGCTTAGCGGAGGCAGAGTCTTGGTTCCAGACATCCGCGGAGCAATCTGAGCTGTCCCCAAGTCTCCTTCTATTAAATCCTACCTCGCCCTGCCAAGAGCGCTCTTTCTTTTACCATCTTACCCGGATGATCTTGGAATCTAGTTCCTTAAAACTTCTCACTCCCCCAGTACCATTAGTGTCTTACAGGATACGTGAGTTGGTCAGCAAATACATGTGCTTTCCATTGTTATGGGCGCGGTGGTGCAGGGGCAAATCGGGACTGGGATTTGGTCCTTACCCTTAACGTGGCTCTAAGACCAGAAGGGAACACCTGACTTCTGGTGACCTCTTCAGTTAGCTGCAGGTTAAAGTCTGAGTGCTTACCAAGactgggggaagggggaaagaaCACAGTTTATACGTGCCTGATTGTAGAGGTGACGTGCGATTATTTtatctcaacttttttttaaagctgaaccAGTCGTACGAGAGGGGCTGAAGCACATTAGTGAAGGATGTGTGTTCATCTACTGCCAAGTAGGAGAAAAGCCTTAGTAAGTGGCAATGTATAATCTACCTCGCAGACGTGCACAAATTGCATACTTAGGAGGGAAGGGCCTCAGGGACTTACCCAGTTTGTCTTACAAGGTAATGTCTGACAAGTTAAACTATTAGAAGctattaaatacaaatttaaaatgccCACCTGAATTAAGTAAGGGTAATTCAACGAATTTGGTCTGGTGTAAGCCCAGAACTTAGCTGGCTTTACTTTTATATCTTAGTCACACTTTGAAACTTTGCACAGGGTAATTAGTAGATTAAGCCATAGTCCGCAAGGTTTTTTAAGTGTTTGCAAGAACAGTGAttactaaaaaattaaatgtaggaCTACGTCAAATATTAAGCAAACTGTAATAAACCAAGTAAATTTTTTTCATGATCACtttttcttttggaatagttGGAAAGATCCAAATAATGACTTCAGAAAAAACTTGAAAGTAACAGCAGTGCCTACACTACTTAAGTATGGAACAGTAAGTATCTTTAAATATGCTGGGCCTGTAATCACTGTCAGAACTCTTTTAACTTGCTGTGGATCCAGATTTGAAAAGATCTTGACATTTCATCTCAATTCCATTGTTGTTCAGAGTGCTGCTGTGAAAGTCCATTCCTATGGCCAATCCCAATAAACTGATAATGTAAATATCTAGCTATTAGGTCTTTTTCATGTTAAGTCACTCTTAAAAAACCAGAAAGTAGATTGACTCATAATTCCTTAAAACATTTGCATCAACAGTTGTTTTCTGTTTAATTCATAATTCTGGTTAAAAAGTAAGGGCATCTCTTCTAGTTCAGTCATGCCCCTGGGATCCTAAATTAAAGAGTTGAGGGGAAGAAGAGGGCACTGGGCTTGCTGTCTCCTGTTTTAGTCTGTGGAGCTTCCTGGTATTTGGGGTTTAAGTCTCTTGAGCCAAGTATGTTAGTGATTCATCTTACAGCAAATATATTGATTCTTTCATAAAACTTGTTATAACTAGATGATAGTTTCTGAATTGCGTAATTTCTGTGTTCAAAGATTAGTGTCATTCGAGGCAGAACTCATTCCACTCCTAATAACGTTTTATAGAAGCAGTGAAGATTTGACTGTTCTTCTCTTACAGCCTCAAAAACTGGTAGAATCTGAGTGTCTTCAGGCCAACCTGGTGGAAATGTTGTTCTCTGAAGATTAAGATTTTAGGATGGCAATCATGTCTTGATGTCCTGATTTGTTCTAGTATCAATAAACTGTATACTTGCTTTGAATTCATGTTAGCAATAAATGATGTTAAAAAACTGGCATGTGTCTAAACAATAGAGTGCTATTAAAATGCCCATGAACCTTTAGTTTGcctgtaaatacatggatattTTTAAGATATAAAGAAGTCTTCAGAAATAGCAGTAAAGGCTCAAAGGAACGTATTCTTGAAGGTGACGGAAATACCTAAAAACTCCTAAAGGTGCAGAGCACACCTTCCAAATCTCTCAAAAGATcagtatcttttattttaagttctctcCATCTGCAAAGCAACTGATGATATTCCTGAAACCCCTTCTTTGATTTTGGAATGTAGAACCTAACCTCACCACTGAAGGAAAGCACATGACCTCTAATCCAGCCTCTGCTTAATTcaggcagttttgttttgtttaataaaaaaCAGACTCCTGAGCACTAGAGGTAGTTTGTTTTGCAGCTGTCTCAGCGTGCTTTACTTGGGATGAGGCAGGTGGCGGAGAGCGGCTGGAAAGACTATATAACCCAGTTGTGGGAAGAACTCCAAGCTGGGAGTCAGTCATACTgattctaccacttactagctgtgtaaccacAGGCAAGTTACTCACCCCgtccaaacctcagttttctcttctataaacaAGGTTCTTAGAATAAAATGAGAATTCAAGGAAGCACTTAACATAGCACCTGGTTTGTGGTACCTCCCAAATCAATGTTAGCTTTCCCAAATGAACACAAGTATTTGAGGCTCCTCATGTTTGTTCTAAAGTCAAGAGTCCAGTTAGTAACTAACCACTAGTTGTCCTGCCATGACTAGGTCAAGTGAGGCCACAGTGATTCAGTGATTCTTAAAGCCACCTTGCAAAGCAGGTAATACAGTTATTTCCTGTCCTGTAGAATTCAAGAACCTTTATGCAGTTCCTGTCCTATGATTTAAAGAGGTCAGTGACTCCATTACTCTCACTACATTTTAGATAAGAGTGGTAGAGTAGTTGATCTGAGAGACAGTAAGGTTCCAGGAGATGGTCTTGCCCTACTATATGTCAGGAACAGCTAGCCTTAGAATTCAGTATACTTGGTGGCCCACCCCTACCCCATGCCCCAGTGCCTTATTTGGTCTAAAGCACCTAACTTTTCCATTCTTAATCAGCTGATTATGCTAAATgcgtaaaaaagaaaaacaccttaCAAATCCACAGGGAAATCAAAGAACAATTCAGGTTTAACAGAAATAGTCTATTAACAATAAAAAGTTGGATTAAAAAGCACACTAAAGGTTCTAGGGGCTACCATAATAAAGGTAGATAGgaagagttttcattttttttgtcttcactgtacaaaagaaatacattatatacatgtattaagTGCCTCGTTTGTATCCAGTTTTTCATTTTCCCGATGTGTTATTTTGCTGTTGCTGCTCTGCCAAGGCTTGCTGAAGGCGCATCCGCTTCCGGGAATAGTGCTGCCAATGTAGAATCTGCTGTTCATCAATAAATTTCGCACACTGAGCATTCACCAGCTCCTTTCGGAAGTGTTCATATTGGAGCAGCTCTAACATGTGTAAACACTGAGGGTACCTGGGTTTAAGTTTGTAAGTGAAGGAACAACATAATTTAGGTAAATAATGCCAAGGTATAATTCAGTTATTCTCTTAAAAACGATCTTGTAGCCTACCATTTCTATAACAGTAACTTAGTACACTCTGGTAGCATAGGGTTTTTTCCCCGATTAGTCATCAAAGGTCAGTGTTCAATATTTTCGAAAATGAGAAGGTTTAAGTTCAGAAAGATTAAATTAACTTGCTCAAGACCACACAACACAGTAACTGGTAAGCAGAGTGAAAATTTAGGGACAAACCATGCTATTCCCTTCTAGTGGTTTCCAACGTGAAGAACATGAACATATTTTAGTAATTATGTGTTTAATTGATAGTTACTCATTTTTCCTTCAATAGGGATAAAAAGACAACTTTCATTTAAAAGTGAGTGTGAAAAAGGATTATGCACATACATTGTACTCTTGTTGTCCACAGGGATATACCAATTCTGAAATTAGATATACTCTAGGATTGGACAAGTAAATATACTGTGGATAAGGACAGCCAAATTTCTGGCTATCAGAAAAGGAGTTATAGACATAGAAAGGAAAAAGGCTAGAATGAACCCTGTGTTACTGAGCTGGTATTGAAAACATCAGTATGTACTTAGGCTTTTAATATAGATAGACATAGAATAAAcagatgtatatgtgtgtgcatgtatacacatacatacatatatacatagttcTTGAGCTTTGTGTACTGAcagggcctagaagcaatgacactGTGGTACTAATGAACACACAATGACCAGATTGTGGTTGCCAAGGAGCAGGTTTCCTTGGAGAAAAGGGTGATTCAGGGATAAGACAGGAAaagtacaagatgagcctggaacattACGTAGTGCCAGAAGAAAAAGTGCTAAAAATTCTTGGGAGGATCAAAAGTATTCAGGAGTCAACTTGAAAGGCCTCCCAATGGCCAAATCTGGAATACTTAAAGCAAGAAAATACATAATTCTAATTCacaattctactaaaaataagaatccAAAAGTCCACACTAAATGGAtgtaaatttctttaataaaataatagaaaacaaggGAATATACTTCCTTACAATCGAATTCCAAACTAATAAATGCAgaatgatagaattagaaaatcatcACAGTAAAAAATGTTTCAAGCAATTATCTTCAAAAGATGCTAAAATAGGCAAAATACATGTAATATgatatttacatagtctcaaagGATTTCCCTATAAGATACTTATTAAATACACAA is a window encoding:
- the LOC129394415 gene encoding collagen alpha-2(I) chain, whose product is MSRETRRGALPRLRRGEQAAKMPGRCVGPSRSGRGVRRPWGKRRGAGTSRDRGARRRAKSSEWETRCVSAERPQGCQRPWGTRQAAETADAAGANEALGAPGTPGSIEAARDPGAVWVNGAVGEPEVVGPAGAVWVTGSGEEETEDRSPRGCERKGRPGSLGHESILHLWLKVQAMRAASGCGEGSRVELHPVPAGEGPVERGVPGRASWVETSRGGLTGPWVKGQARGIPRAPSGPTALGLGAAYERALGFCGQGQAGRVPPASVPGALASSSEMAPHLWRGEAVGVPETGEEIGYGFVSGPCEKEQTMGEPGTVGWTGAVGAPRAMEGELGCGGAAGLWGRGQSPQIPGALTHEAVCGATPGVWGRGQAVGVSDAVEEEPTSVGAAGVCYRRQAVEETDSVGMPGPWGTGYSVGVPCATEEETRCGGDPGFRERGQPVWVETGSGGDPGSRGAAQTAESSCPGEQAAGSGGAPGLWGIEQATGVPRALGKDTGCVSVPGLWGAGQMVGVPQAVVVPGALGEELSHSGGLGLWDGQQALGGPPAETVPGLGEETCSGNVLSPWERRQAVGEPESLGPPALGVPGSVDQEAGCGDVACQCGRRQAVGVSETVGIPRAADVPRQGCATAGVLMAMGVPGSGKVPARVPAAVWASGPVCQEGSSRDILNLWERTRAARISVASGGPVAREELWSGGEESVASGGPVAQEELWSGGEESVASGGHVAREKLWSGGEDCGSGAFPGPWGRRQTIGVPVVPEGPGLGGETDSGGIPRPWGQRQRVRAPVATEVLLAPRVPGSVELEPGAGGFSGLSGRQQTAGMPGTVGLSAASGVPVAPRVPRPVQEETGSELWGERETVGGPADAKGPTRMEVPTSTRMPGPMAEKTGSGGVSGLLGGRQTTGVSIAVGLLGSVGEGTIFEHVSGLSGRRQTAGRPVAARGSMAVGVPTAPGLPGPMVGDTGSGDDGSGIWGRRLATEGPTAARVPGPVEGETGSEGVSGLWRRRHGGAIPEAGRVPLPLGVLAAVGAPMAGRAPAAVWVTGSSGAEADLGVSGLTVLRRQSTGGVGASEDETGGGNILGLAGGSQAVGTSHTCVPGARLWSCPRSVGEETAYENALGMSGTRTAVGVPSVSREEIGLGHFRDHVQPSGRRLAGGVSAVRVRGSNLGERDVGEARLRGAFQ
- the TXNDC17 gene encoding thioredoxin domain-containing protein 17, translating into MARYEEVSVSGFEEFHRAVEQHNGKTIFAYFTGSKDAGGKSWCPDCVQAEPVVREGLKHISEGCVFIYCQVGEKPYWKDPNNDFRKNLKVTAVPTLLKYGTPQKLVESECLQANLVEMLFSED